The Macadamia integrifolia cultivar HAES 741 unplaced genomic scaffold, SCU_Mint_v3 scaffold1075, whole genome shotgun sequence genome has a segment encoding these proteins:
- the LOC122062582 gene encoding photosystem I reaction center subunit V, chloroplastic-like: protein MASTTLFSTLAPSSFVQKHHHHNHVPSHQYFQGLRPIKTTDASLLGLSKKEATAQPSSSSLASSSGRKSSKSYKRGICRAELNPSLVISLSTGLSLFLGRFVFFNFQRENVAKQGLPEQNGMTHFEAGDTRAKEYVSLLKSNDPVGFNIVDVLSWGSIGHIVAYYILATSSNGYDPKFFD from the coding sequence ATGGCGTCCACCACCTTGTTCTCCACCTTAGCGCCATCGTCCTTCGTCCAgaaacaccaccaccacaaccatGTCCCATCTCATCAATATTTCCAGGGGCTGAGGCCCATAAAGACCACGGATGCGTCTCTCCTGGGACTGAGCAAGAAGGAGGCAACAGCCCAACCGAGTTCGTCATCCTTGGCCAGCAGCAGTGGCCGTAAGAGTTCGAAATCATACAAGAGAGGGATATGCAGAGCGGAGCTGAACCCGTCGTTGGTGATAAGCCTAAGCACGGGGCTGTCGCTGTTCCTGGGGAGGTTTGTGTTCTTCAACTTCCAGAGGGAGAACGTGGCGAAACAGGGGCTTCCAGAACAGAATGGGATGACCCACTTCGAGGCAGGGGACACCAGGGCCAAGGAGTATGTGAGCCTCCTCAAATCTAATGATCCCGTCGGCTTCAACATCGTCGACGTCCTCTCTTGGGGCTCCATCGGCCACATCGTTGCCTACTACATCCTCGCTACTTCCAGCAACGGATATGACCCCAAGTTCTTCGATTGA